One Acetobacterium sp. KB-1 DNA segment encodes these proteins:
- a CDS encoding formate/nitrite transporter family protein, with protein sequence MNNFFSPVEICDNMVKGCNNKAKLPIGKMIVLGIFAGVFIGFGAYGFTIILAGAGTGFEATIAKLIGAGVFPVGLMLVVICGAELFTGNNLMTLSVFKKEITLGAMLRNWGVVWAANLVGSVLLAFLLSQSGLYGEAMSAKAIGIAEAKVAIPFMPVIIRAIFCNMLVCLAVWMQSGAKDIIGKIFAIWFPIMLFVLSGFEHSVANMFFIPMGIFCGADVTWAQAFLNNIIPVTFGNIIGGAIIIPVSYHFTYAKKAQ encoded by the coding sequence ATGAATAACTTTTTTAGTCCTGTCGAAATCTGTGATAACATGGTTAAAGGTTGTAATAATAAAGCCAAATTGCCAATCGGAAAAATGATTGTTCTTGGTATTTTTGCTGGCGTTTTTATTGGATTTGGGGCTTATGGCTTTACTATAATTCTTGCCGGAGCGGGCACCGGTTTTGAAGCTACCATTGCCAAACTCATCGGAGCCGGCGTATTCCCGGTTGGGCTGATGCTGGTGGTCATCTGTGGGGCTGAGTTATTTACCGGAAACAACCTGATGACCTTATCGGTTTTCAAAAAAGAAATTACTCTGGGCGCGATGTTACGTAATTGGGGTGTCGTTTGGGCGGCCAACCTGGTTGGATCGGTTTTGCTGGCTTTTTTATTATCACAAAGTGGTCTCTATGGTGAAGCCATGAGCGCTAAAGCTATTGGTATTGCTGAAGCAAAGGTAGCGATTCCCTTTATGCCGGTAATTATCCGAGCAATTTTTTGTAACATGCTGGTATGTCTGGCAGTCTGGATGCAATCCGGCGCTAAAGATATCATTGGTAAGATTTTTGCCATCTGGTTTCCTATTATGCTTTTTGTACTATCTGGATTCGAACATAGTGTTGCCAACATGTTTTTTATTCCAATGGGAATTTTTTGTGGTGCGGATGTAACCTGGGCACAAGCTTTTCTGAATAATATTATTCCGGTCACTTTTGGTAACATTATCGGTGGCGCAATTATCATTCCTGTTAGTTATCATTTTACTTATGCTAAAAAAGCACAATAG
- a CDS encoding formate--tetrahydrofolate ligase, whose translation MGFKSDIEIAQEATPQDIREIAKKLGLTEDDLDLYGKYKAKVDYNLLKKSTGKKARLILTTAINPTPAGEGKTTTTIGVADGLSRIGKNTLVALREPSLGPVFGVKGGAAGGGYAQVVPMEDINLHFTGDFHAIGAANNLLAAMLDNHIKQGNELKIDAKKITWRRCVDMNDRQLRNIVDGLGGSGDGVVREDGFDITVASEVMAAFCLASDISDLKERLGRIIVGYSFAGDPITASQLKANGAMAALLKDALKPNLVQTLEGTPAFIHGGPFANIAHGCNSVIATRMAMHFADYVVTEGGFGADLGAEKFLDIKCRMANLKPDAVIIVATVRALKYNGGVPKADLNNENLEALKAGLPNLLKHVENITQVFKLPAVVAINEFPLDTPAELALVKDECQKLGVNVAISQVWAKGGEGGEELAREVVRLIDESEGTFEYCYELDMPIKEKIEAIATRIYGADGVDFTPIATKEMERLTALGFDKVPICMAKTQYSLTDDATKLGRPTGFRVTVRQVNISAGAGFIIALTGEIMKMPGLPKVPAAEKIDVDENGVIAGLF comes from the coding sequence ATGGGATTTAAATCAGACATTGAGATTGCACAAGAGGCTACCCCACAGGACATCCGTGAGATAGCAAAGAAATTGGGTTTAACGGAAGATGATCTGGATTTATACGGTAAGTATAAAGCAAAGGTTGACTATAACCTGTTAAAGAAATCAACGGGCAAAAAAGCACGGTTGATCTTAACTACCGCCATTAATCCAACACCAGCCGGTGAAGGAAAAACGACCACCACAATCGGGGTTGCCGATGGTTTATCACGAATTGGCAAGAACACCCTGGTGGCTTTGAGAGAGCCATCATTAGGACCCGTATTCGGTGTTAAAGGCGGAGCTGCCGGCGGTGGATATGCCCAAGTTGTCCCGATGGAAGATATCAACCTTCATTTTACCGGAGACTTCCATGCGATCGGAGCAGCGAATAACTTATTGGCCGCAATGCTTGATAATCACATCAAACAAGGCAATGAACTGAAAATTGATGCTAAAAAAATTACCTGGCGACGTTGTGTTGACATGAATGACCGTCAGCTGCGAAACATCGTTGATGGTTTAGGTGGATCGGGAGACGGTGTTGTCCGTGAAGATGGATTTGATATTACCGTTGCCTCTGAAGTTATGGCGGCCTTTTGTTTAGCAAGTGATATTTCTGATTTAAAAGAACGACTCGGCCGCATTATTGTTGGCTACAGCTTTGCTGGAGATCCCATTACGGCAAGTCAATTAAAAGCGAATGGTGCGATGGCAGCCTTGTTAAAAGATGCCTTAAAACCAAACCTGGTACAAACATTAGAAGGCACACCGGCCTTTATTCATGGGGGACCATTTGCCAATATCGCCCACGGTTGTAACTCCGTGATTGCCACTCGTATGGCGATGCATTTTGCTGATTATGTGGTTACCGAAGGTGGCTTCGGCGCTGACCTTGGGGCTGAAAAATTCCTCGATATCAAATGCCGGATGGCCAACTTAAAACCAGATGCGGTTATTATTGTAGCCACAGTTCGAGCTCTTAAATACAATGGTGGAGTACCCAAAGCCGATTTAAATAACGAAAACCTGGAGGCTTTAAAAGCCGGTCTGCCAAATTTATTAAAACATGTTGAAAACATCACCCAGGTCTTTAAATTGCCAGCCGTGGTTGCGATCAACGAATTCCCACTGGATACCCCAGCCGAGTTAGCCTTAGTAAAAGACGAATGCCAGAAACTTGGCGTTAACGTGGCGATTTCCCAGGTATGGGCAAAAGGTGGCGAGGGCGGCGAAGAGCTGGCCCGGGAAGTTGTTCGTCTCATTGACGAAAGCGAAGGCACCTTCGAATACTGCTACGAACTGGATATGCCAATCAAAGAAAAAATTGAAGCGATTGCGACCCGTATTTATGGTGCCGATGGTGTAGACTTTACCCCAATCGCGACCAAAGAAATGGAACGCTTAACGGCTCTCGGCTTTGACAAGGTGCCAATCTGTATGGCGAAAACCCAGTACTCCTTAACCGATGACGCCACCAAACTGGGCCGTCCAACCGGATTTAGAGTAACGGTTCGACAGGTTAATATTTCCGCCGGAGCGGGATTCATTATTGCCCTGACCGGCGAAATCATGAAAATGCCCGGGTTACCAAAAGTACCTGCCGCAGAAAAAATTGATGTTGATGAAAACGGCGTAATTGCAGGTTTATTCTAG